From Pseudanabaena sp. PCC 6802, one genomic window encodes:
- the purL gene encoding phosphoribosylformylglycinamidine synthase subunit PurL codes for MTNPAATNFSPEEIKSEGLTLDEYAMICDRLGREPNKAELGMFGVMWSEHCCYKNSRPLLKQFPTQGDRILVGPGENAGVVKISDDIAICFKIESHNRPSAVEPFQGAATGVGGILRDIFTMGARPIASLNSLRFGDLSDPWVRSRVNGVVAGIAGYGNCVGVPTIGGEVYFDAAYNRNPLVNAMAIGILETPTIVKSGASGVGNPVLYVGSTTGRDGMKGASFASAELTDESQKDRPAVQVGDPFLEKSLIEACLEAFKTGAVVAAQDMGAAGLTCSTSEMAAKGGVGIQLDLDKVPARETGMTPYEYLLSESQERMLFVAQQGREQELIDIFHRWGLHAVVAGEVLEEPIVRILWHGIVAAEIPATALADNTPIYYRQFHNTPEYALKAWAWHESAIASKLTTSPDRVLLQLLDSPAIASKAWIYRQYDQQVQNNTVMLPGSGDAAVIRLRDQDFGIGDIQLSPLNQATIGVAATVDCNARYVYLDPYEGAKLAVAEASRNLSCVGAEPLAVTDNLNFGSPEHSTGYWQLAEACRGIAEACRELHTPVTGGNVSLYNETIDPDGNAQPIYPTPVIGTIGLVSDITKICGQAWQVVGDTIYLLGSDRTSLAASEYLAVILGQVTGRPVSVDFDIERRVQAVCRYGIAQGWIASAHDCAEGGIAVAIAESCITSNLTAHVSLDAIPGLHPHNILFGEGPSRIVVSASAEHRNRWEEYLQAQLADLWQAIGHVTEGDTNLVIAIAGSEASVNLSLNQLKDAHTQAIPRRMQSN; via the coding sequence ATGACAAACCCAGCCGCTACCAATTTTTCTCCCGAAGAAATCAAGTCAGAAGGCTTGACCTTAGATGAATACGCCATGATTTGCGATCGCCTCGGTCGCGAGCCAAATAAAGCCGAACTAGGCATGTTTGGCGTGATGTGGTCGGAACACTGCTGCTACAAAAATTCCCGACCTCTGCTCAAGCAGTTTCCCACCCAGGGCGATCGCATTTTAGTAGGACCGGGTGAGAATGCAGGTGTGGTCAAAATTAGCGATGACATTGCCATTTGCTTCAAGATTGAGAGTCACAATCGCCCCTCAGCGGTGGAGCCATTTCAGGGGGCAGCGACTGGCGTAGGCGGGATTTTGCGCGATATCTTCACGATGGGAGCGCGACCTATTGCCTCGCTGAATTCGCTGCGGTTTGGCGATCTGTCCGATCCTTGGGTACGCAGTCGCGTCAATGGCGTGGTGGCGGGAATTGCTGGATATGGTAACTGCGTGGGCGTACCGACTATTGGTGGTGAAGTATATTTTGATGCCGCTTACAATCGCAATCCATTAGTTAATGCAATGGCGATCGGGATTTTGGAAACTCCCACCATTGTGAAATCGGGTGCATCGGGGGTGGGCAACCCTGTTCTGTATGTCGGTTCTACCACTGGACGCGATGGCATGAAAGGAGCCAGCTTTGCCAGTGCAGAGCTAACTGATGAATCGCAGAAAGACCGTCCCGCCGTGCAGGTGGGCGATCCGTTTCTAGAGAAGTCCCTGATTGAAGCCTGCTTAGAGGCGTTTAAAACTGGTGCGGTGGTCGCGGCGCAGGATATGGGTGCCGCCGGATTAACTTGTTCCACTTCCGAAATGGCAGCGAAGGGAGGTGTGGGAATTCAACTAGATCTCGATAAAGTTCCAGCAAGGGAAACGGGGATGACACCCTATGAATACCTGTTGTCTGAATCCCAGGAACGCATGTTATTTGTGGCTCAGCAAGGGAGAGAGCAGGAGTTAATCGATATTTTCCATCGCTGGGGCTTACATGCTGTAGTTGCGGGTGAAGTTCTGGAGGAGCCGATCGTGCGGATTCTCTGGCACGGCATCGTAGCGGCAGAGATTCCCGCCACTGCCCTCGCAGATAACACTCCCATCTACTACCGTCAATTCCACAATACGCCGGAATATGCCCTCAAAGCTTGGGCATGGCATGAGTCGGCGATCGCTTCAAAATTAACCACTTCACCCGATCGGGTTCTATTGCAATTATTGGATAGTCCCGCGATCGCTTCTAAAGCATGGATCTACCGTCAGTACGACCAACAAGTGCAGAATAATACGGTGATGTTGCCTGGAAGTGGAGATGCTGCGGTGATTCGCTTGAGAGATCAGGACTTTGGAATTGGCGATATCCAATTATCGCCTCTAAATCAGGCGACAATTGGTGTTGCTGCTACGGTAGATTGTAATGCGCGTTACGTCTACCTCGATCCCTACGAGGGCGCTAAGTTAGCGGTTGCCGAAGCATCCCGCAATCTTTCCTGCGTGGGCGCAGAGCCTCTAGCGGTAACTGATAATCTCAACTTCGGCAGTCCGGAGCACAGCACTGGTTATTGGCAACTGGCGGAAGCCTGTCGCGGTATCGCCGAAGCCTGTCGCGAGTTGCACACCCCTGTCACTGGCGGCAATGTCTCTCTCTATAATGAAACCATCGATCCTGATGGAAACGCCCAGCCTATCTATCCCACGCCCGTGATTGGCACGATCGGACTTGTGAGCGATATCACTAAAATTTGCGGACAAGCATGGCAAGTGGTTGGCGATACTATTTATCTGCTGGGCAGCGATCGCACGAGTCTAGCCGCTTCCGAGTATCTTGCCGTCATTTTAGGACAGGTAACGGGTAGACCTGTAAGCGTGGATTTTGACATTGAGCGGCGAGTGCAGGCAGTTTGTCGTTATGGCATCGCTCAAGGTTGGATCGCATCCGCCCATGATTGTGCCGAGGGTGGTATAGCAGTGGCGATCGCGGAATCGTGCATCACAAGTAACTTGACCGCGCACGTGAGTCTGGATGCTATCCCTGGTTTGCATCCCCACAATATTCTATTTGGTGAAGGTCCCAGTCGGATTGTCGTATCTGCGAGCGCCGAACATCGCAATCGCTGGGAAGAATATTTACAGGCGCAGTTAGCCGATTTATGGCAAGCGATCGGTCATGTCACTGAAGGTGATACCAACCTGGTAATCGCGATCGCGGGATCGGAGGCTAGCGTGAACTTAAGCCTGAACCAACTCAAAGATGCGCATACTCAGGCTATCCCTAGACGAATGCAATCAAATTAG
- the glcF gene encoding glycolate oxidase subunit GlcF, with protein sequence MQTSESPPTTQLISGFDERNPPDPKLIDACVHCGFCLSTCPSYRVIGKETDSPRGRIYLMDAINEGKIPLSDASAQHFDSCLGCLACVTTCPSGVQYDKLIAATRPQVERQHQRSLTERLLRQLIFAIFPYPKRLRALLAPLAIYQKLGLQKLVRSTGLLDRLLPRQLAAMESVLPAISPQAFQDSLPQVIPAQGDRRYRVGMILGCVQRVFLPHVNDATVRVLTANGCEVVIPPTQGCCAALTHHQGQDAQTQELARQTIDTFADTNVDAIIINASGCGHTLKEYGHILQDDPEYAEAAKRFASKVKDVQEFLDAVGLTAKLSPLQDEPLAVVYQDACHMLHGQKISLEPRRLLRQIPGIQLREPMDAALCCGSAGVYNILQPEVADELGQMKVQNLVNTKASAIASANVGCTIQIRKHLQLQSQAVPVMHPMELLDYSIRGIRLDAK encoded by the coding sequence CGACACAACTCATATCTGGCTTTGACGAACGCAATCCTCCAGATCCAAAACTCATAGATGCTTGCGTGCATTGCGGATTTTGTTTGTCTACCTGCCCTAGCTATCGGGTAATTGGGAAAGAGACCGACTCGCCCAGGGGACGCATCTACCTGATGGATGCCATTAATGAAGGGAAAATACCACTTTCTGATGCCTCCGCCCAGCATTTTGACTCCTGCTTGGGCTGTCTCGCCTGCGTGACCACCTGTCCTTCGGGAGTACAGTACGACAAATTAATTGCTGCCACCCGTCCGCAAGTAGAGCGCCAGCATCAACGCAGCCTCACCGAGAGGCTATTACGCCAGCTAATTTTCGCGATCTTCCCCTATCCCAAGCGTTTGCGGGCTTTACTCGCGCCTCTGGCAATCTACCAAAAACTGGGATTGCAAAAACTCGTACGCTCCACGGGTTTGCTCGATCGCCTCCTGCCCAGACAATTAGCGGCAATGGAATCGGTTTTACCCGCTATTTCGCCCCAGGCATTCCAAGATAGCCTGCCACAGGTAATTCCAGCCCAAGGCGATCGGCGCTATCGCGTCGGCATGATTTTAGGTTGCGTGCAACGAGTGTTTTTACCCCACGTCAATGATGCTACGGTCAGAGTTTTAACTGCGAACGGTTGCGAGGTGGTAATTCCGCCAACACAGGGATGCTGTGCGGCTTTGACGCACCACCAGGGTCAAGATGCGCAAACCCAGGAGTTGGCTCGCCAGACGATCGATACCTTCGCCGATACCAACGTCGATGCCATAATTATCAATGCCTCCGGCTGCGGTCACACGCTGAAGGAGTACGGGCATATTCTGCAAGACGATCCCGAATATGCAGAAGCGGCGAAGCGATTTGCCAGTAAAGTTAAGGACGTGCAGGAATTCCTGGATGCGGTGGGCTTAACAGCTAAACTCTCACCTTTGCAAGATGAGCCTTTGGCAGTGGTCTATCAAGATGCTTGTCACATGTTGCACGGACAAAAAATCAGCCTGGAACCGCGTCGTCTGTTAAGACAAATTCCAGGCATCCAACTGCGCGAACCAATGGATGCGGCGCTTTGTTGTGGTAGCGCCGGAGTTTACAATATTCTGCAACCTGAAGTTGCCGATGAGTTGGGGCAGATGAAGGTGCAAAATCTGGTAAATACAAAAGCGAGTGCGATCGCATCCGCAAATGTGGGATGCACGATTCAGATTCGCAAACATCTGCAATTACAATCGCAGGCAGTCCCGGTCATGCATCCTATGGAATTATTAGATTATTCGATTCGCGGTATTAGGTTGGATGCAAAGTGA
- a CDS encoding IS5 family transposase has product MRRSYNTDLSNQEWEIIAPMLPKPSKWGRPPKTNMRELLNAIFYILKNGCTWQNLPHDFPPYSTVYFYWQRWERTGLLEEINRKLSQQFREKVSKEATPSLVSIDSQSVKTTESAGSRGFDGGKQIKGRKRFAMVDTLGLVVKVLVCAANIGERAGAKQLLQNLTSPLPRLEKILVDAGFSGDEITQWVNDNFGWLWEVSKRADNQKGFVVESKRWVVERTFAWLGNCRRLSKDYEFYEQMSESFIYLALIRKMLRNLATATS; this is encoded by the coding sequence ATGCGCCGATCCTATAATACCGATTTATCCAACCAAGAATGGGAAATTATCGCACCCATGCTACCCAAACCATCAAAATGGGGTAGGCCACCCAAAACAAATATGCGAGAGTTACTGAATGCCATTTTCTATATACTCAAAAATGGTTGTACATGGCAGAATCTACCCCATGACTTTCCGCCTTACTCAACGGTCTATTTCTACTGGCAAAGGTGGGAAAGAACTGGGCTACTGGAGGAGATTAATCGCAAATTGAGCCAACAATTTAGGGAAAAGGTTAGTAAAGAGGCGACCCCAAGCTTGGTGAGTATCGATAGCCAGAGTGTGAAGACAACAGAAAGTGCGGGCAGTCGAGGTTTTGATGGCGGTAAGCAAATCAAGGGCAGAAAACGCTTCGCTATGGTTGACACCTTGGGCTTAGTTGTAAAGGTGTTGGTGTGTGCAGCTAACATCGGTGAAAGAGCAGGAGCTAAGCAGTTGTTACAGAATCTCACATCTCCATTACCACGATTAGAGAAAATTCTGGTTGATGCTGGATTCTCTGGTGATGAAATCACACAATGGGTCAACGACAACTTCGGATGGCTTTGGGAAGTTAGCAAACGGGCAGACAATCAGAAAGGTTTTGTAGTGGAGTCAAAGCGTTGGGTGGTAGAGCGAACCTTTGCTTGGTTAGGTAATTGTCGTAGACTAAGCAAGGATTATGAATTTTATGAGCAAATGTCTGAATCGTTTATTTACTTGGCTTTAATCCGCAAAATGCTAAGAAATCTGGCAACTGCGACTTCCTAA